Proteins found in one Quercus robur chromosome 2, dhQueRobu3.1, whole genome shotgun sequence genomic segment:
- the LOC126713652 gene encoding uncharacterized protein LOC126713652: MGWFEEDLAIAWKHIFPITLSNVITGNLLLGHQAGVRTPNPWWKFLIHTLLILEKEAQKLNRLRRPLVMPHLDESGWLIQERRVIDFKGSVSMHMGNMPTMKLFQILKPIKRFDLHLCYREEIQGILNYMAMWKPNWVASKDLLRRLGWSMIALAKIGSNSMEIPNNHCSQMNILLWNCRGALNRDFKRRVFEMAVNHFPSIMVITETGVGGDRAAKIIESLPFDGFFAIDTIGYAGGLWLLWKREEVEVFVLASTKQEIHATIKVSPLLAPSNQDQPCFSGGE; the protein is encoded by the exons ATGGGGTGGTTCGAAGAGGATCTTGCAATAGCATGGAAGCACATCTTCCCAATCACCCTATCCAACGTAATAACAGGGAATCTCCTGCTGGGTCATCAGGCAGGGGTAAGGACACCAAATCCTTGGTGGAAATTTCTCATACACACGCTGTTGATTTTAGAGAAGGAAGCTCAGAAGTTGAACAGGCTAAGACGGCCATTGGTAATGCCCCACTTGGACGAATCAGGATGGTTAATTCAGGAGAGGAGGGTGATCGATTTTAAGGGTTCAGTGTCAATGCATATGGGGAACATGCCCACGATGAAATTGTTCCAGATTCTCAAGCCAATCAAGAGATTCGACTTACACCTGTGTTACAGAGAAGAAATTCAGGGGATTCTAAACTATATGGCGATGTGGAAGCCAAATTGGGTAGCATCCAAAGACCTTCTGAGGAGGTTGGGATGGAGCATGATTGCATTGGCCAAGATAGGGTCTAATTCGATGGAAATTCCTAACAATCATTGCTCCCAAATGAATATTCTGCTATGGAATTGTAGGGGTGCCCTTAATAGGGACTTTAAGAGAAGAGTGTTTGAAATGGCTGTGAATCATTTTCCCTCCATAATGGTTATCACAGAGACTGGAGTGGGTGGAGATAGGGCTGCCAAGATCATTGAAAGCCTTCCCTTTGATGGCTTCTTTGCTATTGATACCATAGGGTATGCAGGAGGGCTCTGGTTACTTTGGAAAAGAGAGGAGGTGGAAGTGTTTGTGCTGGCTTCTACGAAGCAGGAAATACATGCCACCATCAAG GTTTCTCCTTTGTTAGCTCCATCGAATCAAGATCAACCTTGCTTTTCGGGAGGCGAATAA
- the LOC126713653 gene encoding chaperone protein ClpB3, chloroplastic, whose amino-acid sequence MASTSTTASFSGLSLCRTNCGSNNINTLLAHPPRLSLPLTSKSKSAKPFNSLQLNRNAAFPNGFCRFRSPRTLVVRCDASSGTGRITQQEFTDMAWQGIVSSPEVAKENKHQIVETEHLMKSLLEQKNGLARRIFSKVGVDNTKLLEATDKFIQRQPKVLGESAGSMLGRDLEALIQRAREFKKEYGDSFVSVEHLVLGFIQDQRFGKQLFRDFQISQQTLKSAIEAIRGRQSVIDQDPEGKYEALEKYGKDLTAMAKAGKLDPVIGRDDEIRRCIQILSRRTKNNPVLIGEPGVGKTAISEGLAQRIVQGDVPQALMNRKLISLDMGALIAGAKYRGEFEDRLKAVLKEVTDSDGQIILFIDEIHTVVGAGATNGAMDAGNLLKPMLGRGELRCIGATTLDEYRKYIEKDPALERRFQQVYVDQPSVEDTISILRGLRERYELHHGVRISDGALVEAAILSDRYISGRFLPDKAIDLVDEAAAKLKMEITSKPTALDEINRSVLKLEMERLSLTNDTDKASKDRLHRLEAELTLLKEKQAQLTEQWEHEKSVMTRIQSMKEEIDRLNLEIQQAEREYDLNRAAELKYGSLNSLQRQLGSAEKELDEYIKSGKSMLREEVTGSDIAEIVSKWTGIPVSKLQQSEREKLLHLGEELHKRVVGQDPAVKSVAEAIQRSRAGLSDPHRPIASFMFMGPTGVGKTELAKALASYMFNTEEALVRIDMSEYMEKHAVSRLIGAPPGYVGYEEGGQLTEIVRRRPYAVILFDEIEKAHSDVFNVFLQILDDGRVTDSQGRTVSFTNTVIIMTSNVGSQYILNTDDENSPKELAYETIKQRVMEAARSIFRPEFMNRVDEYIVFQPLNRDQIKSIVKLQLERVQRRIADRKMKIQVTDATVELLGSLGYDPNYGARPVKRVIQQYVENELAKGILRGEFKEEDTILIDTEVTAFSNGQLPQQKLVFRRLETDSENTVADGKEAFSPTL is encoded by the exons ATGGCCTCAACCTCAACAACGGCGTCGTTTTCGGGGCTCAGTCTGTGTCGGACTAACTGTGGCAGCAATAATATAAATACTCTGTTGGCTCATCCACCGCGTCTTTCCCTCCCCCTCacatccaaatccaaatctgcAAAGCCCTTTAACTCGCTTCAACTCAACCGAAACGCTGCGTTTCCAAATGGGTTTTGCAGATTTCGCTCTCCACGCACACTCGTTGTTCGCTGCGATGCTTCATCTGGAACTGGAAGg ATAACCCAACAAGAATTTACCGACATGGCATGGCAAGGGATTGTTTCGTCGCCAGAAGTGGCAAAAGAGAACAAGCATCAGATAGTGGAGACAGAGCATTTGATGAAGTCCCTCTTGGAGCAGAAGAATGGGCTCGCTCGCAGGATTTTCTCCAAGGTTGGAGTTGACAATACCAAACTTCTAGAAGCTACTGATAAGTTCATCCAACGCCAACCAAAG GTTCTTGGTGAATCAGCTGGTTCAATGTTAGGACGTGATTTGGAAGCCTTGATTCAGCGAGCCAGGGAATTCAAGAAAGAGTATGGGGATTCATTTGTGTCTGTTGAGCATTTGGTTCTTGGTTTCATACAAGATCAACGATTCGGGAAGCAATTATTTAGAGATTTTCAAATATCACAGCAAACTTTGAAATCTGCAATAGAAGCCATAAGGGGACGCCAATCAGTTATTGACCAAG ATCCTGAAGGGAAGTATGAAGCACTTGAAAAATATGGAAAAGATTTGACAGCCATGGCAAAAGCAGGAAAGCTTGACCCAGTAATAGGAAGAGATGATGAAATACGCAGGTGCATCCAGATTCTCTCCAGGAGAACAAAGAACAATCCTGTTCTAATTGGTGAGCCTGGCGTAGGGAAAACTGCAATTTCTGAAGG GCTTGCTCAAAGAATTGTGCAAGGAGATGTGCCTCAAGCTCTAATGAATCGTAAG cTAATATCACTTGACATGGGTGCACTCATTGCTGGGGCAAAATATCGGGGAGAATTTGAGGATAGGCTAAAGGCTGTACTCAAGGAAGTTACAGATTCAGATGGCCAAATTATCCTCTTCATTGATGAGATCCATACAGTTGTTGGAGCAG GTGCTACGAATGGTGCAATGGATGCAGGCAATCTCTTGAAGCCCATGCTTGGTCGGGGAGAGTTGCGTTGTATTGGTGCAACAACTCTGGATGAATATCGGAAATATATTGAGAAAGATCCAGCATTGGAGCGCCGTTTTCAGCAAGTTTATGTTGATCAACCTTCAGTGGAAGACACCATTTCTATACTGCGGGGTCTGCGTGAAAGATATGAGCTGCATCATGGAGTCCGCATTTCTGACGGTGCACTTGTGGAAGCTGCTATTCTTTCAGACCGTTACATCAGTGGCCGATTTTTACCTGACAAAG CTATTGACCTGGTTGATGAAGCTGCTGCCAAACTGAAAATGGAAATTACCTCTAAACCAACTGCCCTTGATGAGATCAATCGTTCGGTATTGAAGCTGGAGATGGAGAGGCTCTCTCTTACAAATGACACAGATAAAGCCTCTAAAGATAGGTTGCACCGGCTTGAGGCTGAGTTGACTCTCCTCAAGGAGAAACAAGCCCAGTTGACTGAGCAGTGGGAGCATGAGAAGTCTGTCATGACCCGCATTCAGTCAATGAAAGAAGAG ATTGACAGACTAAATCTTGAGATCCAGCAGGCTGAACGGGAGTACGATCTTAATCGTGCAGCTGAACTGAAGTATGGGAGCCTCAACTCTTTGCAACGACAACTTGGAAGTGCAGAAAAAGAGTTGGATGAGTATATAAAATCTGGAAAGTCCATGCTGAGAGAGGAGGTTACAGGAAGTGATATTGCTGAAATTGTCAGTAAATGGACAGGTATCCCTGTTTCCAAGCTTCAACAATCAGAGAGGGAGAAGCTACTACATTTGGGGGAAGAACTGCATAAACGTGTTGTGGGTCAAGATCCTGCAGTGAAATCAGTAGCTGAGGCTATTCAGCGATCTCGAGCTGGTCTTTCTGATCCTCACCGTCCAATCGCCAGTTTCATGTTTATGGGTCCCACTGGTGTTGGGAAGACAGAGCTAGCCAAGGCACTTGCTTCCTACATGTTTAACACAGAAGAAGCTCTTGTACGAATTGATATGAGTGAATACATGGAAAAGCATGCAGTTTCAAGATTGATTGGAGCCCCACCTGGTTATGTGGGGTATGAGGAAGGAGGACAGCTGACAGAGATAGTTCGCAGGAGGCCGTATGCAGTCATTCTCTTTGATGAGATAGAGAAGGCACATTCTGATGTGTTCAATGTGTTCCTTCAGATTTTAGATGATGGGAGAGTAACTGATTCCCAAGGTCGCACTGTGAGTTTTACAAACACTGTCATCATTATGACTTCAAATGTGGGTTCACAGTACATACTCAATACAGATGATGAAAACTCACCCAAGGAATTAGCATATGAAACTATTAAGCAACGGGTAATGGAAGCTGCAAGATCAATCTTTCGTCCGGAGTTTATGAACAGGGTTGATGAGTACATAGTTTTCCAGCCTCTGAACCGTGATCAGATAAAGAgcatcgtcaagttacag TTGGAACGAGTGCAAAGAAGGATTGCAGACAGGAAGATGAAAATCCAAGTAACAGATGCAACTGTTGAGCTCCTTGGAAGTCTTGGTTATGACCCGAACTATGGTGCCAGGCCAGTTAAGCGAGTGATTCAGCAGTATGTTGAGAACGAACTTGCTAAGGGCATCTTGAGAGGCGAGTTTAAGGAGGAAGACACAATATTAATAGACACAGAAGTTACAGCATTTTCCAATGGCCAACTTCCCCAACAAAAGTTGGTCTTCAGGAGGCTTGAAACCGATTCAGAAAACACAGTTGCAGATGGCAAAGAAGCCTTTTCACCTACTCTCTAA